A genomic window from Hippocampus zosterae strain Florida chromosome 13, ASM2543408v3, whole genome shotgun sequence includes:
- the tmem176 gene encoding transmembrane protein 176 has translation MAVAVSRDLSVQVLEDLNTVKLTERQQTVRDAKQRGQPKCIGVSQIMLGLMIMSYSIPLHFINVTEVVYLGVPWWSGLVFITAGVVAIILDKNCTARTYQASLMVNVVSTVVSVIAVIVYSVDLDKHPEASCVKKLDGSCNVNFYATRLTRGLKFSLLLFTLAQTAGSATLCFYLYRMKYTFGLYSSFTEAASSIPRRPT, from the exons ATGGCTGTTGCTGTCTCAAGGGATTTGTCAGTGCAGGTGCTCGAGGATCTGAATACAGTTAAACTAACGGAGAGACAGCAAACTGTGCGTGATGCAAAACAGCGCGGACAACCAAAATGTATTGGG GTGAGTCAGATAATGTTGGGCCTGATGATCATGTCCTACTCTATTCCACTGCACTTCATCAATGTCACTGAGGTGGTTTACCTGGGTGTGCCATGGTGGAGTGGGCTAgtg TTTATAACGGCTGGAGTGGTTGCTATCATCTTGGACAAAAACTGTACCGCGAGGACT tACCAGGCATCCTTGATGGTGAATGTTGTTTCCACAGTGGTGTCAGTTATTGCTGTGATTGTTTATTCTGTGGATCTGGACAAACATCCAGAGGCATCATGTGTCAAGAAATTGGATGGAAGCTGTAACGTAAACTTCTACGCCACG CGCCTGACCAGAGGGTTGAAATTCTCCCTCCTGCTCTTCACCTTGGCACAGACTGCGGGATCTGCCACTCTCTGCTTCTATCTGTACAGAATGAAGTATACCTTTGGATTGTACAGT TCTTTTACCGAAGCTGCTTCATCGATTCCCAGAAGACCCACCTGA
- the si:dkey-9i23.16 gene encoding uncharacterized protein si:dkey-9i23.16, with amino-acid sequence MNFQCCNFPFWITSFSSATDIFLLSSSALVHCLKRKMPMEGLMSSNTVRIQHIFSWFDMEAAAVVTIILGLFQLLLTPPLAYTDHRLPNIFILPLVTGIIIVAGGSFTLANKRNPSRPLLLGSACSNGVGFLSALLALCLYCFRLNSVNSEPPCTSAFIEEHGCPADVLLVHCWRVTLLLLLYDIGAIVLHVVFSVNALKALKNN; translated from the exons ATGAACTTCCAGTGTTGTAATTTCCCCTTCTGGATAACTTCGTTTTCCAGCGCGACGGACATTTTCCTGCTGTCCTCATCTGCACTCGTCCATTGTTTGAAGAG AAAAATGCCAATGGAAGGGCTGATGTCATCAAATACAGTCAGAATACAACATATCTTCTCCTGGTTTGACATGGAAGCGGCTGCA gtAGTGACCATCATTTTGGGTCTGTTCCAACTGCTCCTGACTCCTCCGCTGGCTTATACTGACCACAGGCTCCCAAACATCTTCATACTCCCACTTGTAACAGGAATTATT aTTGTGGCAGGTGGATCATTTACCTTGGCAAATAAAAGAAATCCCAGCAGACCTCTG CTTCTAGGTTCAGCCTGCAGTAATGGCGTTGGCTTTCTGAGTGCCCTGCTTGCCTTATGCCTTTACTGCTTCCGCCTCAACAGCGTAAACAGCGAACCTCCATGTACATCAGCTTTCATTGAAGAACATGGTTGTCCTGCGGATGTCCTGCTT GTTCACTGCTGGCGTGTgacactgctgctgctgctttatgACATTGGTGCCATTGTCCTACACGTAGTCTTTTCAGTCAACGCTCTCAAAGCCCTTAAAAACAACTGA